The DNA region CGCGACCAGGTCCTCGAGCAGGAACGGGCCAACGACCGGCGCCTCGAAGGCCTCCTCCGCGAGGGCGTGGAGCGCGGCGAATTCACCACGCCCGACCCGCATCTGACGGCGATCCAGATCCTGGTCGTCGTCGACGGCCTCGGCGCCCATGCCAACACCGACCGCGGCAACCGCCCCGAGGCGGTGCTGCGGATGGCCGTGACCACCGCCGAACGCGAACTCGGCCTGGAGCCCGGCCTGCTCGACCGCATCGCCGCCCAACTGCCGCCCACCCTCGCCCCTCACTAGGGCGTGCCCCCAGGCCACGCCATATCTCTCTCCCAGGAGCCCGTGTGCGTACCCGTCTCGTCCTGTCCTCCGCCCGGCTGCTCGACCCCGGCAGCGGCACCTTCCTGCCGGAGACCGCGCTCGCCGTGTCCGAGACCGGCCGGATCGCCGCGCTCGGCGACGACCGGGAGATCCGCGCGCTCGCCGGCCCGGACACCGAGGTCATCGACCTGGGCGGCGCCGTGCTCACCGCCGGACTCGTCGACGGACACCTCCACCCGGTCACCGGCGCCGAACTCACCCACGGCCTCGACCTGTCCCGCTGCACCGGCCTCGACGAGGTCCGCACGGCCCTCGCCGGCGCGGTACGCGAACTCGGGCGCGGCGACTGGCTGTTCGGCTGGGGCCTCGACCCGAACGTGTTCGGCGACGAGCCCGTCGGCATCGCCCCCTTCGACACCGTCCTCGCCGACGCGCCCGCCTTCCTCCTGCTCTTCGACGCGCACTCGGCCCTCGCCAGCCGCCGCGCCCTCGAACTGGCCGGCGTCGACGGCCCCCGCACCTTCGACCAGGCCTCCGCCGAGGTCGTCTGCGACGCCCACGGAAGGCCGACCGGGCTGCTCCAGGAGGACGCGGCCTGCGAGCTCGTCGAACGCGTCGCGCCCCGCCCCACCCGTACCGAGCAGCGCGAACGCCTCGCCGCCGCCCTGCGCGCCATGGCCGCGGCCGGCCTCACCGGCGGCCACGTCATGGACGCCAACGGCGACAGCCTCGCCCTCCTCGCCGAACTCGACGAGGCCGGCGAACTCCCCCTCCGCCTCCGCGTCGCCCCCTGGTGCCAGCCCGGCACCGACGCCGACGGGGTGCGCGCGCTGATCGAGCAGCAGGGCACCGGCGGTGCGCTGTGGCGGGTGAACGGCGTCAAACTCTTCATGGACGGCACCATCGACAACGGCACGGCGTGGCTGGAACGCCCCGACTGCCACGGGGAGTCGACCCACGCGTTCTGGCCGGACCCCGCCGCCTACACCCACATCATCGGCGAGCTGCACCGGGCCGGCGTGCCCACCGCCACCCACGCGATCGGCGACGCGGCGGTACGGCACGCCCTCGACGCGGTCGAGCAGGCCGGGCGGGGCGTCCGGCACCGCATCGAGCACATCGAGACGGTCCCGGACGACACCCTGCCCCGGTTCGCCGAGCTGGGCGTCCTCGCCTCGATGCAGCCGACCCACTGCTGCGACTTCACCCGCGCCGACCACACCGACAACTGGTCCCGCCGCCTCGGCGAGGAGCGCGCCGCCCGCGCCTGGCGCTGCCGCGACCTGTGGGACTCCGGCGCCACCGTCGCCCTCGGCTCCGACTGGCCGATCGCCCCCTTCCCGCCCCTCGGCGTCATGGCCGGCGCCCGCCACCGCCGCCCCACCCACGACCTCACCCAGCCCCCGCACAACCCCACCCAGGCCCTCACCCCCCTGGAGGCCCTGCGCGCCATGACCGTCAACCCGGCGTTCGCCGCGTCCGAGGAACACGAGGCGGGCCGGATCGCGGTGGGCCACCGGGCGGACCTGACGGTGCTGGGCGCGGACCCGCTGTCGACGCCGTCGACGGAGCTTGCGGACGTTCCCGTCGTCCTCACGACGGTGGACGGGCGGGTGACGCACCGGAGCGAGACCGTCTGAGAACGGGCCCGCAGCCACATCCCGGGGTGAGCGGGGACCGTGCAGGAGGGCGCGTTCGGGACGTAAAGCGTGATTTGTGGCGCGGGATGAGGCGCGTTCAGGACTGGTCGGAGTTGACCGCGCCGTAAATCATGCAGTCCCGAACGCGCCCTCCGGAACGGTCACCGCGCCCCCACCCACCGGAGGCGGGAGCCAACAGCCTCACCCCGCCGGCCTCGCCCTCGTCAGCGACAGCAGGTCCCGCGCCGGGCCCGTCGGGCGGTGGCCCGTCGGCCAGACCGCCCGGAGGTCCCGGCGCAGCAGGACGCCCGCCACCGGCACCGCCACCAGCCGGTGCGAGGCCAGCTCCTCCGCGACCGCGAGTTCGCTCAGGACGGCCGGCCCCGCCGCGCTCACCGCCGCCGCCTTGACCGCCGTCGTGGAGGCGAGCTCCAGGAGCGGCTGGGCGAGCCCCCCGTACCCGGCGAGCGCCGCGTCGAGGACCTGCCGGGTGCCTGACCCCCGCTCCCGCAGGACCAGCGGCGTCGCCGCCAGCTCCGCCGGGTCGAGGGCCTTGCGCCGCCGCGCCCACGGGTGCGAGGGCGCCGTGACGACGGCGAGCCGGTCGTGGGCGACGACGGCGCCGTCGAGGCCCTCGGGGACGGCGAGGCCCTCCACGAAGCCGAGGTCCGCGTCCCCGCCGAGCAGCCGCTCGGCGACGGCCGCGGAGTTCCCGGCGAGCAGCGAGACCGCCGTGTCGGGCCGCTCCGCGCGCAGCGCGATCAGCCACCCGGGCAGCAGATACTCGGCGATGGTCATGGACGCGGCGACCCGCAGCCGCGAGTCCCGCCGCCCCCGCAGCGCCTGGACGCCCGCGTCGAACGCCTCCGCTGCCTCGACGATCCGCCGCGCCCAGTCCGTCACGAGGGCGCCCGCGTCGGTGAGCCGCGATCCGCGCGGCGAGCGGTCGACGAGGGCGACGCCGAGCTGCCGCTCCATGGAGCGGATGCGGCTGCTGGCCGCGGGCTGGGTGATGCCGACCTCGCGCGCGGCGCGGCCGAGGCTGCCGTGCCGGGCGACGGCGATGAGGAGTTCGAGCGCGCCGAGGTCGGGAACCCGGTGGGACAGAAGACTGATGACGTCACCCGACGTCGGCACACTCGGCACACTCGGCACACTGCTCATAAGCCCAGCTTATGGCCTCATAGTCACGACGTCCCTGGTGGGGCCCGTGATCGCGGACGACAGTGAAGCCATGGCAACACTCGCTCCCGCACATTCGGTCCCCGGCGTCACCACCCCGCACGCCCGTTGGACCCCGGTCCGTCACCTCGGACCCAACTGGTACGCCTCGGTGATGGGCACGGCCATCGTCGCGACGGCCGGCGCCACCCTCCCCGTCGACGTCCCGGGCCTGCGCACGGCCTGCACCTTCGTCTGGGCCCTCTCCTTCGCCATGTTGCTGACCCTGCTCGCCGCCCGGACGCTGCACTGGACCCACCACCGCGACCAGGCCCGGGCGCATCTCGCGGACCCGGCGATGGCGCCGTTCTACGGCTGTCTGTCGATGGCGCTGCTCGCGGTGGGCGGCGGCACGCTGCTGGTGGGCCGCGACTGGATCGGGACGCCCGCCGCCGTCGCCGTCGACGCGGTGCTGTTCGCGGCGGGTACGGCGGTCGGCCTGGCCGCCGCGGTGGCGGTGCCGTATCTGATGGTCGCCCGGCACCGGATCGAGGCGGCGTCCCCGGTGTGGCTGCTGCCGGTGGTGGCCCCGATGGTGTCGGCGGCGCTCGGCCCGCTGCTCCTGCCCCACGTGCCGGAGGGCCAGGCCCGGACCACGCTGCTCCTCGCCTGCTACGCGATGTTCGGGATCAGCCTGCTCGCGACCCTGGTCATGCTGCCTCTGGTGTTCGGCCGCCTGGTGACCGGCGCCCCGCTGCCCCTCGCGCTGACCCCGACGCTGTTCCTGGTGCTCGGCCCGCTGGGCCAGTCGACGACGGCCGCGAACAAGTTCGCGGACGCCGCGCCGGGCCTGCTGCCCGCCCCGTACACCGCCGGCTTCTCGGCCTTCGCCGTGCTCTACGGCGTGCCGGTGACGGGGTTCGCGCTGCTGTGGCTGGCGCTCGCCGGGGCGCTCGTGCTGCGGGCCCGCCGGCAGGGCATGGGCTTCTCGATGACCTTCTGGGCGTTCACGTTCCCGGTCGGCACCTGCGTGACCGGCGCGGAGGGCCTGGCCCAGCACACCGGTCTCGCGGCCTTCCGCTGGCTGGCGGTCGGCCTGTACGTACTCCTCCTGGCCGCCTGGCTGTTCGCCGGGTTCAGGACCGTGCGGGGGCTGCTGAGCGGAGCGCTGCTCGCAGCACCCGGGGCGCCTCGGCCAGTGACGGCCCGTACCAGGTGAGGTGTCGTCCGTCGACGAGCGCGGCCGCGGTCCCGGGGAAGGCCTCCGGGCCGTCGTCGCGGGTGAAGCGGTAGGGCTCGTCGGGCAGGACGACGAGCTCGGGCGCGGCGGCGCGGAGCTCGTCGAGCGGCACCTTGGGGTAGCGCTCGGGATGGTCGGCGTAGAGGTTGCGCACGCCGAGCCGGGCGAGCAGGTCGCCGGCGAAGGTGTCGCGGCCGAGGACCATCCAGGGCCGCCGCCAGATCGGTACGACGGCGGTACGAGGCGGCTCGTCGCCCTCGGAGCCCGCGCCCCCGGCCCAGCCCCCGGCCCCAGCCCCAGCCCCAGCCCCAGCCCCAGCCCCAGCCCAGGCTCCCTCGGCGGCGTCCAGCCAGCCTGGCCGGTTCCGTACACCACAAGCGGCGAGCACCCGGTCCAGCTCACTGAAGGCCTGGTCCAGGGTCCGCACCTCGGTGACCAGCACCTCGATCCCGGCAGCCCTCAGCGCCTCCAGGTCCGGCGCCCGGTTCTCCTCCTCGTTGGCGATCACCAGATCGGGCCGGAGGGCCGCGACGGCGGCGGTGTCCGGATTCTTGGTGCCGCCGATCCGCACCACCCCGTCCCCGAGCTCGGCCGGGTGACTGCACCAGTCGGTGGCACCGACGAGCGTGCCCGGCGGCGCGGAGACGGCGACGGCCTCGGTCAGCGAGGGCACCAGGGAGACGACCCGCACACCCATCCTCGCCCCGCCCGTCCCCATTCCTCGGTCCCTGTTCCTCGGTCCCTATTCCTCGGTCGCTTCGACGTGGTCGGCGACGGAGACGAACACCAGACGCGTGGCAGGCGCGGTGGCCCGCCAGCGGTGCCGTACCCCGCCCGACAGATAGAGGCTGTCGCCGCGTTCGAGGCGGTACGCGCGCCCCTCGGCCTCGATCTCGGCGGCGCCGTCGGCGACGTACAGCAACTCGTCGTTGCGGTGCAGGAATTCGCGGCCGGCGTCCTGTTCGCCGGTGAACTCCAGGGCCTGCAGCTGGTGCCGGCCGCGGACCAGCGGCCGTACGCCCGGAGGCATGTCCCACAGCTCCTCGTCGGAGCGGACGACGTCGACGGTGCGCGCGGCCTCGGCGGCGGCGAGCAGTTCGGCGGCGGTGGTCTCCAGGGCTTCGGCGACGAGCTGGAGGGAGCGGTCGCTGGGGCGGGCCCGCTCGTTCTCGACCTGGCTGAGGAAGGGCACGGACAGGCCGCTGCGCCGGGCGACGACGGCCAGGGTGAGCTGGAGTGCGCGGCGGCGCCGCTTGACGGCCGCGCCCACGCGCAACGACTCCTTGTCGTCCATGTCGACCCCTCCCTCGTGTCCCTCGTACCGGTCGGTTACCTGCACCTTACGCAGCTTTGGGGCGGGGTTTCGCGTCGTGGCGAAAAGGGGTGGTCGCCGAACACGCTCGGCGACCACCCCTTTTCGGAGCGAATTCGGATCTATCGTGACCGGATCCGGCTCGGCTGGATCGACCAGCGCCCTACTGCGGCGCGAGCCGCTCCGCGACGCCCGGGTTCTTGTCGAGCCAGGTGCGGACGGCGTCCTGCTCCTTGCCCTTGCCGGTCTCCTGGATGACGGCCTCCAGGCCGGTGAGCTCCTTCTCGCTGAGCTTGAAGTTCTTCAGCCAGGCGCTGACCTCGGGGTTCTCGGCGGCGAAGCCCTTGCGGGCCAGGGTGTGCACGCCGTCGCCCTTGCCCCAGCTGACCTTGGGGTCCTTGAGCTTCTTGAGGTCGTAGGTGGAGTAGGCCCAGTGCGGCGACCAGAGGGTGACCGCGATGGGCTCCTTCTTGTCGTAGGCGCGCTTGAGTTCGGCCAGCATGCCGGGCGTGGAGCCGTCGACGACCTTGTACTCGCCCGCCAGGCCGTAGTCCTTGAGGACCTTGTCCTTGAGGATGCCCATCATTCCGGCGCTCGGCTCGATGCCGACGATCCGGCCCTTGAACTGCCCGGCCTTGCCCTTGAGGTCGGCGAGGCTGTTCACGTCCTTCATGTACGAGGGGACGGTGAGCTCCAGGGAGGTGGGGCCGTACCAGGAGCCGAGGTCTTCGAGCTTGTTCTGGTACTTCTCCCAGTACTGGGCGTGGGTGACGGGCAGCCAGGAGTCGGTCTGGAAGTCGATCTGCCCGCCTGCGAGGCCGGTGTAGAGGGCGCCGGCCTCCAGCTGCTTGGTGTCGACCTCGTAGCCGCGGCGCTCCAGGAGCTCCTTCCAGAGGAAGGTGGAGGCGATGCCCTCGTCCCAGGGGATGTAGCCGAGGCTGATCTTCTTGCCGTGGCCGGAGTTCGGTCCGGAGGCGGTGGTGGAGGAGCCGCCGCCACCGCCGAGGAAGCCCATGCCGCCGGCGACGAGGGCGAGGATCACGACGCCGACGAGGGCGGTGACGGGCTGCGGGCGGTGGCCCCAGATCTTCGCGCCGGCCCGGGCGGCGCGCGCGGCGCGGGCCTTGGCGGCGGCGCGGCGGCCGAGCGGGGAGACCTGGCGGCCCAGCGCGCCGGTCATCCGGTCGAGGTACATGGCGAGGATGACGATGGAGATGCCGGCCTCGAAGCCGAGGCCGATGTCGACGTTGCCGATGGCGCGGTAGACGGCGCCGCCGAGTCCGCCGCCGCCGACCATGCCGGCGATGACGACCATGGAGAGGCCGAGCATGATCACCTGGTTGACGCCGGCCATGATGGTGGGCAGCGCGAGCGGCAGCTGGACGCGCAGCAGGGTGTTGCGCGGGGTGGTGCCGAAGGCCTCGGCGGCCTCGACGAGTTCGCCGTCGACCTGGCGGATGCCGAGTTCGGTCATGCGGACGCCGGGCGGCAGGGCGAAGACGATGGTGGCGATGATGCCGGGGACGACGCCGACGCCGAAGAAGATGATGCCGGGGATGAGGTAGACCATCGCCGGCATGGTCTGCATGAAGTCCAGGACCGGGCGCAGCACGGCGCTGACGGTCTTGGAGCGGGCCGCCCAGATGCCGAGGGGCACCGCGATCACCAGGGTGACGAGGGTGGCGACGAGCACGAGCGAGAGGGTCGACATGGCGTCGTCCCACAGCTCGATGGAGTCGACGAGGGCGAGGCCCGCGAAGGCGAGGACACCGGCGGTGAGGCCGCGCAGCCACCAGGCGACGACGGCGAGCATGCCGGCGAAGAGCAGCGGCTGGGGTGCGGACAGGACGGCGTCGATGCCGTCGTAGAGGCCGGTGACACCGGTGCTGATGGCGTCGAACAGCCAGGAGAACTGGGCCTGGAGCCAGTCGACGGTGTTGTCGACCCACTGGCCGAGGGGGAGCCTAGGCACGGGCGGTCACCTCCTCGGTCGCAGCGTTCTTCGCGGTCGCAGCGTTCTCGGCGGTCGCACCGTTCTTGGTGGTCGGGCGTACGTCGGCGTCGAGGCCGCCCATGACGCCGAGCAGGCGGTCCTGGGCGACGACGCCGAGGATCTCGCCGTCGGCGCCGGCGACGGGCACCGGGTGCAGGGAGCGCGCGGATACGGCGCACAGCTCGGCGAGCGGCATGTCCCGGGCGACCGGGGCGCAGCCGCAGCCGGGCGGGCAGTCCTCGGGCGCGACGGTGCCGTCGGTCATGACGGAGGCGGCGGTGAGCACCCGGGTGCGGTCGACGTCCTGGATGAAGGAGGCCACGTAGTCGTTGGCGGGGCGCACCAGGATGTCCTCGGCGGTGCCGAGCTGGACGATCCGGCCGTCGCGCATGACGGCGATGCGGTCGCCGAGGCGCATGGCCTCGTTGAGGTCGTGGGTGATGAAGACGATGGTCTTCTTCAGCTTCTGCTGGAGGAC from Streptomyces fradiae includes:
- a CDS encoding amidohydrolase — translated: MRTRLVLSSARLLDPGSGTFLPETALAVSETGRIAALGDDREIRALAGPDTEVIDLGGAVLTAGLVDGHLHPVTGAELTHGLDLSRCTGLDEVRTALAGAVRELGRGDWLFGWGLDPNVFGDEPVGIAPFDTVLADAPAFLLLFDAHSALASRRALELAGVDGPRTFDQASAEVVCDAHGRPTGLLQEDAACELVERVAPRPTRTEQRERLAAALRAMAAAGLTGGHVMDANGDSLALLAELDEAGELPLRLRVAPWCQPGTDADGVRALIEQQGTGGALWRVNGVKLFMDGTIDNGTAWLERPDCHGESTHAFWPDPAAYTHIIGELHRAGVPTATHAIGDAAVRHALDAVEQAGRGVRHRIEHIETVPDDTLPRFAELGVLASMQPTHCCDFTRADHTDNWSRRLGEERAARAWRCRDLWDSGATVALGSDWPIAPFPPLGVMAGARHRRPTHDLTQPPHNPTQALTPLEALRAMTVNPAFAASEEHEAGRIAVGHRADLTVLGADPLSTPSTELADVPVVLTTVDGRVTHRSETV
- a CDS encoding LysR family transcriptional regulator; amino-acid sequence: MSSVPSVPSVPTSGDVISLLSHRVPDLGALELLIAVARHGSLGRAAREVGITQPAASSRIRSMERQLGVALVDRSPRGSRLTDAGALVTDWARRIVEAAEAFDAGVQALRGRRDSRLRVAASMTIAEYLLPGWLIALRAERPDTAVSLLAGNSAAVAERLLGGDADLGFVEGLAVPEGLDGAVVAHDRLAVVTAPSHPWARRRKALDPAELAATPLVLRERGSGTRQVLDAALAGYGGLAQPLLELASTTAVKAAAVSAAGPAVLSELAVAEELASHRLVAVPVAGVLLRRDLRAVWPTGHRPTGPARDLLSLTRARPAG
- a CDS encoding TDT family transporter, giving the protein MATLAPAHSVPGVTTPHARWTPVRHLGPNWYASVMGTAIVATAGATLPVDVPGLRTACTFVWALSFAMLLTLLAARTLHWTHHRDQARAHLADPAMAPFYGCLSMALLAVGGGTLLVGRDWIGTPAAVAVDAVLFAAGTAVGLAAAVAVPYLMVARHRIEAASPVWLLPVVAPMVSAALGPLLLPHVPEGQARTTLLLACYAMFGISLLATLVMLPLVFGRLVTGAPLPLALTPTLFLVLGPLGQSTTAANKFADAAPGLLPAPYTAGFSAFAVLYGVPVTGFALLWLALAGALVLRARRQGMGFSMTFWAFTFPVGTCVTGAEGLAQHTGLAAFRWLAVGLYVLLLAAWLFAGFRTVRGLLSGALLAAPGAPRPVTARTR
- a CDS encoding helical backbone metal receptor, which encodes MGVRVVSLVPSLTEAVAVSAPPGTLVGATDWCSHPAELGDGVVRIGGTKNPDTAAVAALRPDLVIANEEENRAPDLEALRAAGIEVLVTEVRTLDQAFSELDRVLAACGVRNRPGWLDAAEGAWAGAGAGAGAGAGAGGWAGGAGSEGDEPPRTAVVPIWRRPWMVLGRDTFAGDLLARLGVRNLYADHPERYPKVPLDELRAAAPELVVLPDEPYRFTRDDGPEAFPGTAAALVDGRHLTWYGPSLAEAPRVLRAALRSAAPARS
- a CDS encoding helix-turn-helix domain-containing protein — translated: MDDKESLRVGAAVKRRRRALQLTLAVVARRSGLSVPFLSQVENERARPSDRSLQLVAEALETTAAELLAAAEAARTVDVVRSDEELWDMPPGVRPLVRGRHQLQALEFTGEQDAGREFLHRNDELLYVADGAAEIEAEGRAYRLERGDSLYLSGGVRHRWRATAPATRLVFVSVADHVEATEE
- a CDS encoding ABC transporter permease/substrate binding protein, whose protein sequence is MPRLPLGQWVDNTVDWLQAQFSWLFDAISTGVTGLYDGIDAVLSAPQPLLFAGMLAVVAWWLRGLTAGVLAFAGLALVDSIELWDDAMSTLSLVLVATLVTLVIAVPLGIWAARSKTVSAVLRPVLDFMQTMPAMVYLIPGIIFFGVGVVPGIIATIVFALPPGVRMTELGIRQVDGELVEAAEAFGTTPRNTLLRVQLPLALPTIMAGVNQVIMLGLSMVVIAGMVGGGGLGGAVYRAIGNVDIGLGFEAGISIVILAMYLDRMTGALGRQVSPLGRRAAAKARAARAARAGAKIWGHRPQPVTALVGVVILALVAGGMGFLGGGGGSSTTASGPNSGHGKKISLGYIPWDEGIASTFLWKELLERRGYEVDTKQLEAGALYTGLAGGQIDFQTDSWLPVTHAQYWEKYQNKLEDLGSWYGPTSLELTVPSYMKDVNSLADLKGKAGQFKGRIVGIEPSAGMMGILKDKVLKDYGLAGEYKVVDGSTPGMLAELKRAYDKKEPIAVTLWSPHWAYSTYDLKKLKDPKVSWGKGDGVHTLARKGFAAENPEVSAWLKNFKLSEKELTGLEAVIQETGKGKEQDAVRTWLDKNPGVAERLAPQ